A single Penaeus chinensis breed Huanghai No. 1 chromosome 42, ASM1920278v2, whole genome shotgun sequence DNA region contains:
- the LOC125047862 gene encoding peroxidase-like, with amino-acid sequence MWLRVLSVALVLSGALVAGQIVFPENEDLSLAAAGGAAGGNPTGVINSQGPSVDGRLQGTANIFFPKSEEQQQILCITYKNEPGNCRLLAQCTTFFAEIAELSRSPCTINGEQQGVCCPPTKQATTDIGVLISKQPTPTNEPVPNLEVQQLNHACEMGISQITAKEAFEDELLKNNIVAEKGSPVALHAQLFQTTDKIVKKSKEAEMNVAASVNLVKQFNLTKSQGGFGLPRFGVQNTIIANTCPQEPLCPDTKYRAFDGTCNNRRNKEWGKAGTAFQRILPPDYHDGVNMPRQFSVTGSLLPSPRSISSRVIVDRDARYDNFTILIMQWGQFLDHDITHTPITKGKDKSDITCCKRGQRREPRELHPDCMPIEIPDTDTFFSQFGQRCMEFVRSMPAVRPKCNFGPREQMNQITSFIDASNVYGSTEEEAKPLRSFVDGKLKVKTQNGNDLLPPHREECTDASRQFHCFKAGDSRVNEQPELAVMHTVWMRQHNRIAEGLKKLNSGWDDEVLYQEARRIVAAQMQHITYNEYLPIVLGREFMEVFGLVPKESGYASNYRENIDPSINNAFATAAFRYGHTLIHGTMEGYSKFGTIDRNLRLSEHQFSPFVLYQRDGVDSLLRGLSIQASQKFDHFFSEELTNRLFAGRSPFGMDLVALNIQRGRDHGIPAYNQWRKICNLPLARDFNDLSDVMDPSVINQLRSLYLHVDDIDLFIGGIAEKPSAGSLLGHTFLCIVGDQFARLRLGDRFYYENGGLESSFSELQLQEIRKTTLSRIMCDNSNLDMMQPLAFVDAHLANKRAVCKFGTLIPEMSLEPWRNEPVWV; translated from the exons ATGTGGCTTCGGGTGTTGTCAGTAGCGTTGGTGTTGTCAGGGGCGCTGGTGGCAGGCCAGATAGTGTTTCCCGAGAATGAGGACCTGAGCCTGGCAGCGGCGGGAGGAGCGGCAGGAGGGAATCCCACGGGGGTTATTAATTCTCAAGGTCCCAGCGTCGACGGCCGTCTGCAGGGCACCGCTAACATCTTCTTCCCGAAGAGCGAGGAGCAACAGCAG atTCTGTGCATCACGTACAAGAACGAACCAGGCAACTGCCGACTCTTGGCGCAATGCACGACCTTCTTCGCCGAAATTGCCGAACTGTCTCGTTCGCCCTGCACCATCAACGGCGAGCAGCAGGGCGTGTGTTGCCCGCCCACGAAGCAGGCCACAACGG ACATCGGCGTTCTGATCAGCAAGCAACCGACGCCCACGAACGAGCCTGTACCGAACCTGGAGGTGCAGCAGCTGAACCACGCGTGTGAGATGGGGATCAGCCAGATCACGGCCAAGGAGGCGTTCGAGGACGAGCTG ctGAAGAACAACATCGTGGCCGAGAAGGGGTCTCCTGTGGCCCTCCACGCACAGCTGTTCCAGACCACGGACAAGATCGTGAAGAAATCTAAGGAGGCCGAGATGAACGTCGCAGCGTCCGTCAACCTTGTGAAACA atttaACTTGACGAAGAGCCAGGGAGGTTTCGGGCTGCCCAGGTTTGGTGTCCAGAATACCATCATCGCCAACACGTGCCCTCAGGAGCCCCTGTGCCCCGATACCAAGTACCGAGCCTTCGACGGTACCTGCAACAACCGCAGGAATAAGGAATGGGGCAAAGCGGGCACCGCCTTCCAGCGCATCTTGCCTCCGGACTACCACGATG gTGTAAACATGCCCAGGCAGTTCTCCGTGACCggctccctcctgccttccccgcGCTCGATCTCGTCCCGCGTCATCGTCGACCGAGATGCACGCTACGATAACTTTACGATCCTCATCATGCAGTGGGGGCAGTTCCTCGATCACGACATCACTCACACGCCCATTACGAAGG gaAAGGACAAATCCGACATCACGTGTTGCAAGCGAGGGCAGCGCAGGGAGCCCCGGGAATTGCACCCTGATTGCATGCCTATCGAGATCCCAGACACCGACACCTTCTTCAGCCA GTTCGGGCAGCGGTGCATGGAATTCGTGCGATCGATGCCGGCCGTTCGTCCCAAGTGTAATTTCGGGCCCAGGGAACAGATGAATCAGATTACGTCGTTTATTGATGCAAG CAACGTGTACGGATCgacggaggaggaagcgaagCCCCTGAGGTCCTTTGTCGACGGCAAGCTCAAGGTGAAGACACAGAACGGGAACGACCTCCTTCCGCCGCACAGAGAGGAGTGCACCGACGCCTCCAGGCAGTTCCATTGTTTCAAAGCAG gcgACAGTCGCGTGAACGAGCAACCGGAGCTGGCCGTGATGCACACCGTATGGATGAGGCAGCACAACAGGATCGCCGAGGGCCTGAAGAAGCTCAATTCGGGCTGGGACGACGAGGTGCTGTACCAAGAGGCGCGCAGGATCGTGGCGGCGCAGATGCAGCACATCACATACAACGAGTACCTGCCCATCGTGTTGG GCCGAGAATTCATGGAAGTGTTCGGACTCGTGCCCAAGGAGTCTGGCTACGCCTCCAACTACCGCGAGAACATCGACCCGAGCATCAACAACGCCTTCGCAACCGCTGCCTTCCGATACGGACACACGCTCATCCACGGCACTATGGA AGGCTACAGTAAATTCGGCACCATCGACCGCAACCTGCGCCTGAGCGAGCACCAGTTCTCCCCCTTCGTGTTGTACCAGAGGGACGGCGTCGATTCCCTTCTGCGTGGACTTTCCATCCAGGCCAGTCAGAAGTTCGACCATTTCTTCAGCGAGGAG cTGACCAACCGCCTGTTCGCCGGACGCTCTCCCTTCGGCATGGATCTGGTGGCCCTGAACATCCAGCGCGGGCGCGACCACGGCATTCCGGCCTACAACCAGTGGCGAAAGATCTGCAACTTGCCGCTCGCCAGAGATTTCAACGATCTCTCGGATGTCATGGATCCCTCG GTGATCAACCAGCTGCGCTCTCTGTACCTGCACGTGGACGACATCGACCTGTTCATCGGCGGCATCGCTGAGAAGCCGAGTGCTGGGTCCCTGCTCGGCCATACCTTCCTCTGCATCGTCGGAGACCAGTTCGCGAGGCTCAGG CTGGGCGACCGCTTCTACTACGAGAACGGAGGCCTAGAATCCTCGTTCAGCGAGCTGCAGCTTCAGGAGATCAGGAAAACCACTTTGTCCAGGATCATGTGCGATAATTCCAACCTAGATATGATGCAGCCGCTCGCGTTCGTCGACGCCCACCTCGC GAACAAGCGGGCCGTATGCAAGTTCGGGACCCTCATCCCCGAGATGTCGCTGGAGCCGTGGCGCAACGAGCCGGTCTGGGTGTAG